The Alosa sapidissima isolate fAloSap1 chromosome 16, fAloSap1.pri, whole genome shotgun sequence genome has a segment encoding these proteins:
- the LOC121684753 gene encoding interferon-induced protein with tetratricopeptide repeats 2-like → MTDFDLQDNLKNMECHFNWQLDSSPSTLENLHQDLKDRLQTGCTWKCQLHNLLGYVLHAQGSRDEALTHLKKAEKMIKEQRDEEKDCLLLVNQANLAWVHYSRGELKESRAYLEEVTRLQEALPASPGSQIHPELSGQKGWSLLKFERSKKQQAIECFKMALEGNPQKALFHKGLALAMEKGYTESEVTPELKKEIVEKLRVAKQMDENDICVAALFMIQSFPNSGDKEGAWEEANKLAGELIASGCLDGLDNILYLLMYHFKKYDKALDVAETMLNLFPHSTRAKKALANSLKRKVFSLKKKTEERTALATRAIALYKDVNTQHSVKGRCSLAVMHVKVDDIDAANNIYKNLLGQNHLSDAEKQLLYLQYGDYLDWERKMTSEAIDMYIKAAKVPAVSDDKNKCIQRLVSIVGYGRHDRCNEICAFLLDLHQFCVGCRHIGQLFLKK, encoded by the exons ATGAC TGACTTTGATCTGCAAGATAATTTGAAAAACATGGAGTGCCATTTCAACTGGCAGTTAGACTCGAGCCCATCTACACTTGAGAACCTCCACCAAGATCTCAAGGATCGCCTTCAGACTGGATGCACCTGGAAGTGCCAGTTGCACAACCTCCTTGGGTACGTCCTTCATGCTCAGGGCTCCAGGGACGAAGCCTTGACCCACCTGAAGAAAGCAGAGAAGATGATCAAAGAgcagagggatgaagagaaagacTGCCTCCTGCTGGTCAACCAGGCAAACCTCGCCTGGGTACATTACTCTAGGGGTGAGTTGAAAGAGAGCCGCGCTTATTTGGAAGAAGTGACTCGACTTCAGGAGGCTTTACCTGCCTCACCTGGTTCCCAAATTCACCCAGAGTTAAGTGGGCAAAAAGGTTGGAGTCTGTTGAAGTTTGAGAGAAGCAAAAAACAACAAGCCATAGAGTGCTTCAAAATGGCCTTGGAAGGAAATCCCCAGAAAGCACTTTTTCACAAAGGCCTTGCTCTTGCCATGGAAAAGGGTTACACAGAATCAGAAGTCACCCCAGAGTTGAAAAAggaaattgtagaaaagcttaGGGTTGCAAAACAGATGGATGAAAATGACATATGTGTAGCAGCATTGTTTATGATTCAATCATTTCCCAATAGTGGGGACAAAGAGGGAGCTTGGGAAGAGGCAAACAAACTAGCAGGTGAACTCATTGCCTCTGGATGTCTTGATGGTCTCGACAACATCCTATATCTACTTATGTATCACTTCAAAAAATATGACAAAGCCTTAGATGTTGCAGAGACAATGTTGAATTTATTTCCACATTCAACCCGAGCAAAGAAGGCCCTTGCAAACAGCTTGAAGCGGAAGGTCTTTTCCTTGAAGAAGAAAACTGAGGAGCGAACCGCTCTGGCCACAAGGGCCATCGCCCTTTATAAGGATGTGAACACACAGCATTCTGTCAAGGGGCGTTGCAGTCTTGCAGTAATGCATGTGAAAGTAGATGATATTGATGCTGCAAATAATATTTACAAAAACcttttaggtcaaaatcacctTAGTGATGCAGAGAAGCAACTCCTGTACTTGCAATATGGTGACTATCTAGACTGGGAGAGAAAAATGACCTCTGAGGCAATAGACATGTACATAAAAGCTGCGAAAGTCCCAGCTGTCTCTGACGACAAAAATAAGTGCATTCAAAGACTTGTGTCAATTGTCGGGTATGGGAGGCATGACAGATGTAATGAAATCTGTGCCTTTCTGCTTGACCTGCACCAGTTTTGTGTTGGTTGCAGGCATATCGGACAATTGTTTCTGAAGAAGTGA